TTCGAATGCATAACCCAACATAAGTCTGCTGGTTTTATCAGTTGCAGACGTGATATCAATATATTCATAAATAACAGGGTTTTTATTATTTTCATGAAGCGGATTTTTATTTTTATCGCCTTCGGCTCTCAAAATCTTTGCTGATAAATACAGTTTTTTAGATTCGGCTAACCAAGCCTTGCGATCGAAGATACCTTTTCCATTTTTCTGTGTGATTATTTCACTCTGCATTTAGTAGTTCCCATGTTAAAAGTATTAAACCCGAAACTAATCAGGAGCCAATCCCATAGCAGTAATAGCCAACCACTTTCAGTAAAGGTTCAAATTCAATTGCGCTGATATCTTCAACACGTTGCCAGTCTCGTTCAACCTCATCCGGGTTAAGTCCACCTAAGGTGAAGGCATTAGTAACAATGAGCCCGGTGTGTTCATCCTGTAAGCCGTTGATATCTTCGATGGATAAATGACCGAGATAAAGATGTTGTTTAACAAAAAGTCGTAGAGTTAAAGTAACCTCCACCTTGTCACCGTATCCATTATCAATTTGAGTTTTAGCTTCCTCAAATATCAGCAACTCCCCATGCTCCCCAGGTTCACTCGGTAAGGAACCATTATTCCACCGAGTCTGTGCAATTTCTAACGAAGTACCTAATAGCTTGTTTTCCGCGCTGTAGACAGGCAAATTGTAAAACTCATTTGGAATTAGCAGGGGTTTAGGGGCGGAACATCTAATTCCAAAACTCATGAAGCCATTTCTGAAATCACATAATACAGGGGCTGCCACCTTTGCCCGCCATTTATGGTCGCCTGTAGAAACTGGGCGGTAAAGCGCAATCTGTAATTTCTGCGCACGCCGTAACGCTGCTTTGGTAAAACCAGCAGGGCAGACTAAAGCCCCTTGATGCGCGCATACGTCTTGTACTAATCCGTGAAATTCTTCAACACCTTTGACATCTACCGGATTAGCATAGTCCTTACAATCAATAACAATACGCATCTTGTACTGACCAATGGACTGCTCCACCAGAACATCCACCTGTCTTTTGGTTTCGCTCTGGACACCATCAAGCATCACATTGTGTTGCACTACAGCACCAGGAGATAGTTGCCTTTGTATCATGGCAACAAGTTGCTCGAGAGCTTTCCAATCTGGAATCTTACTTTTATCTTGATCAGCCATTGCGCCGCTCCGTTTGAGTCTTATATGTGAAGATACCATTAGAATAACTTGAAGGAGAAA
Above is a window of Serratia nematodiphila DZ0503SBS1 DNA encoding:
- a CDS encoding restriction endonuclease codes for the protein MADQDKSKIPDWKALEQLVAMIQRQLSPGAVVQHNVMLDGVQSETKRQVDVLVEQSIGQYKMRIVIDCKDYANPVDVKGVEEFHGLVQDVCAHQGALVCPAGFTKAALRRAQKLQIALYRPVSTGDHKWRAKVAAPVLCDFRNGFMSFGIRCSAPKPLLIPNEFYNLPVYSAENKLLGTSLEIAQTRWNNGSLPSEPGEHGELLIFEEAKTQIDNGYGDKVEVTLTLRLFVKQHLYLGHLSIEDINGLQDEHTGLIVTNAFTLGGLNPDEVERDWQRVEDISAIEFEPLLKVVGYYCYGIGS